One Candidatus Nitrososphaera evergladensis SR1 genomic window, AAGCAGCGGAACTGGCGGCATCAAGGAATTGTTACTTGGAAGAGTATCGCATGCAGTTTCAAACCATGCTTCATGTCCTGTGTTAATAGTTAAATGAGGCGTGGCATTGTCAAGTTGTCGGTCGTTGTAGCATGTCACTCCAGAGTCCGCAACTGAAGACTTTACAGTGTCCGGTAATCATTGAAATTGCTCCGGATGGCTCCCAAATCTATGAGCCAACAAGGTGATCGTCGTAACATTGTATTCTCCTTATAGCATACTCGTCTTTGGCTAAGTTGCGATTTGCTGCTAGCGTGGAGCATAAAAGGTTACGGCTGCTCCTGCAAGAGCCACAAGAGAGCCGACTGTCTCGTACCTGTTGAGCCTCTTTCTATCTGCTAATCTCCCCTTCAGATTATCAAAGATACAATGCAAATTCTGCCAAACGCTGCATAGACGCATCCAAAGTCTGCTTGCTGCAAAGTCGGAATCATTCCGTACTCAAAAAGCACTATTCCGAAGATTCCAAGTGCAAACTTTTCACGAATTGAGAGCCAGACAAGATACCTGCCACCAATCTCGCAGAGACCTACTAGAAAAAAGAAAAACAATGTAAGAAGAGTCCTGTTGCGTATGGGAATCTGCACGATATCCCATCAAATCTCGGTGCCATTAT contains:
- a CDS encoding universal stress protein; translated protein: MKEGNPVKVILASAKETRSDLIVMGSSGTGGIKELLLGRVSHAVSNHASCPVLIVK